From the Flavimarina sp. Hel_I_48 genome, one window contains:
- the nhaC gene encoding Na+/H+ antiporter NhaC yields MDNQEPDPKNPNIIEHRALPIGKAMIPIVALVCMLAYNVFVFGDEALSGSNQFILLLGGAVAAIVGYFNNTPYDLMIEEVSENIKSTAGAILILLMVGSLAGTWLISGIIPTMIYYGLQILNPTIFLSACVVICAIISVATGSSWTTSATVGIALIGIANALGIPVGMTAGAILSGAYFGDKLSPLSDTTNLAPAMAGTDLFTHIQYMLFTTVPTIVITIIVFVIIGFNLDTTGTADTGKILGSIEEAFTITPWLFLVPIIVIAMIIKKTSPLIALLVGTLLGGIAALLFQPEIVATLGGSDTLTFESGYKGVMNAITVSTSIETDNASLNDLFASGGMAGMLGTIWLILCAMVFGGIMDAIGALAAISKFMLNLFESTFGLFASTVFTCIGLNVTASDQYLAIVVPGKMYAQAYRDKGLAPENLSRTLEDSGTVTSVLVPWNTCGAYQSGVLGVHVADYFFYAIFNWLSPFMTLIFAAFSIKIRQLSTKTDS; encoded by the coding sequence ATGGACAACCAAGAACCAGACCCTAAAAATCCAAATATTATTGAACACAGAGCATTACCTATAGGCAAAGCAATGATCCCCATTGTGGCACTGGTGTGTATGCTTGCGTATAACGTCTTCGTTTTTGGTGATGAGGCTTTAAGTGGTTCAAATCAGTTTATTCTACTTCTTGGAGGAGCTGTAGCTGCGATCGTGGGATATTTTAATAATACGCCATACGATCTGATGATAGAGGAAGTTTCTGAAAACATTAAATCTACCGCCGGGGCGATTCTTATACTACTTATGGTAGGTTCACTTGCGGGCACCTGGCTAATTAGCGGGATTATACCTACAATGATCTATTATGGACTCCAAATCCTCAACCCTACCATCTTTCTTTCCGCTTGCGTAGTCATCTGTGCAATCATATCTGTTGCCACTGGCAGCAGTTGGACCACCTCGGCAACCGTAGGCATTGCACTTATCGGTATCGCAAATGCATTGGGCATACCCGTGGGCATGACTGCTGGCGCCATACTTTCTGGGGCTTATTTTGGAGATAAGCTTTCCCCCTTGAGCGATACCACGAACCTGGCACCTGCCATGGCGGGAACAGATCTTTTTACGCACATACAATACATGCTTTTTACAACGGTGCCTACAATTGTGATCACGATAATTGTTTTTGTTATCATAGGGTTCAATCTGGATACGACCGGAACTGCGGACACTGGCAAAATTTTGGGATCTATTGAAGAAGCATTTACAATTACGCCCTGGTTGTTCCTGGTTCCCATAATTGTAATAGCAATGATCATAAAAAAGACCTCACCTCTTATTGCATTGCTCGTAGGTACGCTGTTGGGAGGTATTGCAGCGCTACTTTTTCAGCCGGAAATTGTCGCAACTTTAGGAGGCAGCGACACTCTTACCTTTGAGAGCGGTTATAAAGGAGTAATGAATGCCATTACTGTAAGCACTTCAATAGAAACTGACAATGCGAGCTTAAACGATCTTTTCGCCTCTGGCGGAATGGCGGGTATGTTGGGTACCATTTGGTTAATCCTGTGTGCCATGGTCTTTGGCGGTATAATGGATGCCATAGGTGCTCTGGCAGCAATCAGTAAATTTATGCTGAATCTTTTTGAAAGTACTTTTGGTCTGTTCGCAAGTACCGTATTTACCTGTATAGGCCTCAATGTTACCGCAAGTGATCAATACCTCGCCATTGTAGTACCGGGTAAAATGTACGCGCAGGCATACAGGGACAAAGGGCTCGCCCCAGAAAATCTGAGCCGTACTCTTGAAGATTCTGGTACGGTTACTTCCGTTCTTGTGCCCTGGAACACTTGTGGTGCTTACCAGAGCGGAGTACTGGGCGTACATGTCGCAGATTACTTTTTCTATGCGATATTCAATTGGTTAAGCCCTTTTATGACCTTGATTTTTGCTGCTTTCAGTATTAAAATCCGCCAATTGAGCACAAAAACGGACTCCTAG
- a CDS encoding peroxiredoxin, which translates to MTLVGKQFPDIQVDAMNEMGDTFKLNILEEAKSNNKKVLLFWYPKDFTFVCPTELHAFQSALEEFEKRNTIVIGASCDTPEVHFAWLNTPKDNGGIEGVTYPILADTNRNLANRLGILDITNERYDEESGALTVDGDNVTYRATYLIDEEGNTFHEGINHMPLGRNVKEFLRLIDAYTHVQEKGEVCPANWEEGKEGMNANRDGVASYLSSN; encoded by the coding sequence ATGACTTTAGTAGGTAAACAATTTCCAGATATTCAAGTAGACGCCATGAACGAGATGGGCGATACTTTTAAATTGAACATTCTGGAAGAAGCAAAAAGCAATAATAAAAAAGTACTTCTCTTCTGGTATCCAAAAGATTTTACTTTTGTATGCCCTACTGAGCTGCATGCGTTTCAAAGTGCTTTAGAGGAATTTGAAAAGAGAAATACCATTGTAATAGGTGCATCTTGCGATACCCCAGAAGTTCATTTCGCATGGTTGAATACACCAAAAGATAATGGTGGTATAGAAGGAGTAACCTACCCAATTTTGGCTGATACCAATAGAAACCTTGCAAATCGCTTGGGAATTCTTGACATAACCAATGAGCGTTATGATGAAGAAAGTGGTGCATTGACCGTAGATGGTGACAATGTAACATACAGGGCAACTTATCTTATTGATGAAGAAGGAAATACCTTCCACGAAGGTATCAACCATATGCCTTTAGGTCGTAATGTAAAAGAATTTTTACGTTTGATAGATGCTTATACCCACGTACAGGAAAAAGGTGAGGTTTGCCCGGCAAACTGGGAAGAAGGTAAAGAAGGAATGAATGCAAACCGTGATGGTGTGGCTTCATACCTCTCTTCTAACTAA